Proteins from a genomic interval of Salinarchaeum sp. Harcht-Bsk1:
- a CDS encoding MBL fold metallo-hydrolase produces the protein MFERLALPTPFQVGPVNAYLAEQTVVDPGPDGEDVRNALGDELAERDLAMTDVEQVLVTHAHPDHFGLAHHLSEQGADVLASPEAAAIMRDFEGRLDYEQAYFTELFQAHGMAPETTQTVTQLPEAFVEYAPDVEVDRELTAGDTVPIDGTQFAVRELAGHSEGELAFEWDDEPGAPGESDDEGTDGGQPRFTAIVGDNVLPDTTPNPFLQPPAREDGSIEAPEYEDLLELDDLRPRPLPEFNDSLDELQAAGHDRFLPGHGGIIEDPQGRIDEIRAAHERRSEAVLEIVEGPTTAVEVMRGLFPDLAVIDYFPGMSEALGHLDVLVERGEIVREVRDGGLVYVRD, from the coding sequence ATGTTCGAACGGCTCGCGCTCCCGACGCCCTTCCAGGTCGGGCCGGTCAACGCCTACCTCGCGGAGCAGACCGTCGTCGATCCCGGTCCCGACGGCGAGGACGTCCGCAACGCGCTCGGCGACGAGCTCGCCGAGCGCGACCTCGCGATGACAGATGTCGAGCAGGTGCTCGTCACGCACGCCCACCCGGACCACTTCGGGCTCGCCCACCACCTCAGCGAGCAGGGCGCGGACGTGCTCGCGAGTCCCGAGGCGGCGGCGATCATGCGCGACTTCGAGGGGCGACTCGACTACGAGCAGGCGTACTTCACCGAGCTGTTCCAGGCCCACGGGATGGCGCCGGAGACCACCCAGACCGTGACGCAACTGCCCGAGGCCTTCGTGGAGTACGCGCCCGACGTCGAGGTCGATCGGGAGCTGACCGCCGGCGACACGGTCCCGATCGACGGCACGCAGTTCGCGGTGCGGGAGCTGGCCGGTCACTCCGAGGGCGAACTCGCCTTCGAGTGGGACGACGAGCCGGGAGCCCCAGGTGAAAGCGACGACGAGGGGACGGACGGCGGACAGCCCCGTTTCACCGCGATCGTCGGCGACAACGTGCTTCCCGACACGACGCCCAATCCATTCCTCCAGCCACCGGCGCGTGAGGACGGATCTATCGAGGCCCCCGAGTACGAGGACCTCCTGGAGCTCGACGACCTGCGACCCCGTCCGCTCCCGGAGTTCAACGACTCGCTGGACGAACTCCAGGCCGCCGGCCACGACCGGTTCCTCCCCGGCCACGGCGGGATCATCGAGGACCCCCAGGGCCGCATCGACGAGATTAGGGCCGCCCACGAACGGCGGAGCGAGGCCGTGCTGGAGATCGTCGAGGGCCCGACCACGGCCGTCGAGGTCATGCGCGGCCTGTTCCCGGACCTGGCAGTGATCGACTACTTCCCGGGCATGAGCGAGGCGCTCGGGCATCTGGACGTGCTGGTCGAGCGTGGGGAGATCGTTCGTGAAGTGCGGGACGGCGGGCTGGTCTACGTGCGGGACTGA
- a CDS encoding thiolase family protein has product MAAQTPVIARAYRTAQGKEDGVYADVRSEDLSVPLIDEILAETGLDPDLIDDLMWGCAQQRGEQGNNLARVIALLSELGESVPATTINRWCASSMQAVISAADAIAAGNRDAIIAGGVESMSRVPMGENTHNVHPRLAELYNIGELQMGMTAEEVAERYEVSREAQDEYALQSHQRAAAATEEGRFDDEIVPIETEDGTVDEDEGIRPDTDLETMAGLPTVFKSDGTVTPGNASQVSDGASALLVTSEAFAEEHDLEIMAEVGTNNVAGVDPRVMGIGPVPATEGLLERNGRSIEDYDLVELNEAFASQTLYAREQLGVDPEIFNVNGGAIAIGHPLGASGARLPVTLIHELQKRGGGRGLATLCVGFGQGAAIEFEV; this is encoded by the coding sequence ATGGCAGCACAGACGCCCGTTATCGCTCGCGCGTACCGAACGGCCCAGGGGAAGGAGGACGGCGTCTACGCCGACGTCCGATCGGAGGACCTCTCGGTCCCGCTGATCGACGAGATCCTCGCCGAGACCGGCCTCGATCCCGACCTGATCGACGACCTGATGTGGGGCTGCGCCCAGCAACGCGGCGAGCAGGGCAACAACCTCGCTCGCGTCATCGCGCTGCTCTCCGAACTCGGCGAGTCCGTCCCCGCGACGACGATCAACCGCTGGTGTGCCTCCTCGATGCAGGCCGTGATCTCCGCGGCGGACGCGATCGCTGCGGGCAACCGCGACGCGATCATCGCCGGCGGCGTCGAGTCGATGAGCCGCGTGCCGATGGGCGAGAACACCCACAACGTCCACCCGCGCCTCGCCGAACTCTACAACATCGGCGAACTCCAGATGGGGATGACTGCCGAGGAGGTCGCCGAGCGCTACGAGGTCTCGCGGGAGGCCCAGGACGAGTACGCCCTCCAGAGCCACCAGCGCGCCGCCGCTGCGACGGAGGAGGGCCGCTTCGACGACGAGATCGTCCCGATCGAGACCGAGGACGGCACCGTCGACGAGGACGAAGGGATCCGCCCCGACACCGACCTCGAGACCATGGCCGGACTCCCGACCGTGTTCAAGAGCGACGGCACGGTCACGCCCGGCAACGCCTCCCAGGTCAGCGACGGCGCGTCGGCGCTGCTCGTCACGAGCGAGGCCTTCGCCGAGGAGCACGACCTCGAGATCATGGCCGAGGTCGGCACGAACAACGTCGCCGGCGTCGACCCCCGCGTCATGGGCATCGGTCCGGTCCCCGCGACGGAGGGCCTCCTCGAGCGCAACGGCCGCTCCATCGAGGACTACGATCTGGTGGAGCTGAACGAGGCCTTCGCCAGCCAGACGCTCTACGCCCGCGAACAGCTCGGCGTCGACCCCGAGATCTTCAACGTCAACGGCGGCGCCATCGCGATCGGGCATCCGCTCGGCGCCTCGGGTGCCAGGTTGCCCGTGACGCTCATCCACGAACTCCAGAAGCGGGGAGGTGGGCGCGGGCTCGCCACACTCTGCGTCGGCTTCGGCCAGGGCGCCGCGATCGAATTCGAGGTCTGA
- a CDS encoding DUF5783 family protein, translating into MSDLDPETFDERKYVEDFPKLQRAYKNAFETMNDAYNSELVHAIDQQVLAESEPFYEGDGEFRIELPEDPYDRLEGTLVDEETFQDTLERYVEELKDEIARTFSV; encoded by the coding sequence ATGAGCGATCTCGACCCCGAGACCTTCGACGAGCGCAAGTACGTCGAGGACTTCCCGAAGCTCCAGCGCGCCTACAAGAACGCGTTCGAGACGATGAACGACGCGTACAACTCCGAACTCGTGCACGCCATCGACCAGCAGGTGCTCGCCGAGAGCGAGCCCTTCTACGAGGGCGACGGCGAGTTCCGGATCGAGTTGCCCGAGGACCCCTACGACCGGCTGGAGGGGACGCTGGTCGACGAGGAGACCTTCCAGGACACGCTGGAGCGGTACGTCGAGGAGCTCAAAGACGAGATCGCGCGGACGTTCTCGGTGTAG
- a CDS encoding RPA12/RPB9/RPC11 RNA polymerase family protein, producing MQFCDACGSLMHTEGDTWVCRSCEHEEPRDSQAEAAMATQDRQRDDGAPDVADATQDAPETMQEPCPATDCNSDRASYEMMPKPGGSYEVRLFTCVACGHKWRES from the coding sequence ATGCAGTTCTGTGACGCGTGCGGTTCGCTGATGCACACGGAGGGCGACACGTGGGTGTGTCGCTCCTGCGAGCACGAGGAGCCGCGAGACTCGCAGGCAGAAGCGGCGATGGCGACCCAGGACCGACAGCGTGACGACGGGGCACCGGACGTGGCAGACGCGACCCAGGACGCCCCCGAGACGATGCAGGAGCCCTGTCCCGCGACCGACTGCAACAGCGACCGGGCCTCCTACGAGATGATGCCGAAGCCGGGCGGCTCCTACGAGGTTCGACTGTTCACCTGCGTCGCGTGCGGCCACAAGTGGCGCGAGTCCTGA
- a CDS encoding ATP-binding protein encodes MSNDSSAPTDTDERGSSSPRSTSSREDPDDDQPGERIGDVVERIRARREEAEERGKGQSDGVIADQLEVVEDRLLSFARELGGEIDEVADLPFTEEAAQDEMPSALYVRHDEILLNQVTSWLLQDQHIGLVSPYGTGKTAFREVVLRDLGDHDDFVVAHVENPRDTTPRQLYGEVLEAAYDAGFELDTAQFTQARDGIPWATDEARQAVRQMTEEIREEGKRPILLVDEIEVLPAELLSPLQTAGDAGVRLFLLGTPEGKERVANLRGTLDSRLRYYEGIEPFDADAVEEYVERSLAFMRGEGYDGQPQSLFTREAIEDIAERSEGNAREVRIECRELFTRAAFVWDKTGQSIDRIQITPQLRHRRFGMDG; translated from the coding sequence ATGTCGAACGACTCGTCGGCGCCGACCGACACCGACGAGCGAGGCTCGTCGAGCCCTCGCTCGACTTCGTCTCGCGAGGACCCCGACGACGACCAGCCCGGGGAGCGGATCGGCGACGTCGTCGAGCGGATCCGCGCCCGCCGCGAGGAGGCCGAGGAGCGCGGCAAAGGGCAGAGCGACGGCGTCATCGCCGACCAGCTGGAGGTCGTCGAGGACCGCCTGCTCTCCTTCGCCCGCGAACTCGGCGGCGAGATCGACGAGGTCGCGGACCTGCCGTTCACGGAGGAGGCGGCCCAGGACGAGATGCCCTCCGCGCTGTACGTGCGCCACGACGAGATCCTGCTGAACCAGGTGACGAGCTGGCTGCTCCAGGACCAGCACATCGGCCTCGTCTCGCCCTACGGGACCGGCAAGACGGCCTTCCGCGAGGTCGTCCTGCGGGACCTCGGCGACCACGACGACTTCGTCGTCGCCCACGTCGAGAACCCGCGCGATACGACGCCCCGTCAGCTCTACGGCGAGGTGCTCGAGGCCGCCTACGACGCCGGCTTCGAGCTCGATACCGCGCAGTTCACGCAGGCCAGGGACGGCATCCCGTGGGCGACCGACGAGGCCCGCCAGGCCGTCCGGCAGATGACGGAGGAGATCCGCGAGGAGGGCAAGCGCCCGATCCTCCTCGTCGACGAGATCGAGGTGCTACCCGCCGAACTCCTCTCGCCGCTGCAGACGGCCGGCGACGCCGGCGTCCGCCTCTTCCTCCTCGGAACGCCGGAGGGCAAGGAGCGCGTCGCGAACCTTCGGGGCACGCTCGACTCCCGACTGCGCTACTACGAGGGGATCGAGCCCTTCGACGCCGACGCCGTCGAGGAGTACGTCGAGCGCTCGCTCGCGTTCATGCGTGGCGAGGGCTACGACGGCCAGCCCCAGTCGCTGTTCACGCGGGAGGCGATCGAGGACATCGCGGAACGGAGCGAAGGCAACGCTCGCGAGGTTCGCATCGAGTGTCGCGAACTCTTTACTCGGGCGGCGTTCGTCTGGGACAAGACCGGCCAGTCCATCGACCGGATCCAGATCACGCCCCAGTTGCGCCACCGGCGGTTCGGGATGGACGGCTGA
- a CDS encoding Rid family detoxifying hydrolase produces MEEVSTDEAPPSIGPFSQGVIDDGQVFVSGQGPIDPDSGEIVGDDIREETHQTMQNVGAVLEAAGSSLDDVVKAQVFVRDMDNYDEINDVYAEYLSEPYPARSAMQVERLPVEIGVEIEVIGRVTE; encoded by the coding sequence ATGGAAGAAGTCTCCACCGACGAGGCACCGCCCAGCATCGGCCCGTTCTCCCAGGGCGTCATCGACGACGGCCAGGTCTTCGTCTCCGGCCAGGGTCCCATCGACCCCGACTCCGGCGAGATCGTCGGCGACGACATCCGTGAGGAGACCCACCAGACGATGCAGAACGTCGGCGCCGTGCTCGAGGCCGCGGGCTCCTCGCTCGACGACGTCGTCAAGGCGCAGGTGTTCGTCCGCGACATGGACAACTACGACGAGATCAACGACGTGTACGCCGAGTATCTGAGTGAGCCGTATCCGGCGCGGAGCGCGATGCAGGTCGAGCGGCTGCCCGTCGAGATCGGCGTCGAGATCGAGGTCATCGGTCGCGTCACGGAGTGA
- a CDS encoding PLP-dependent transferase, which produces MDADTIYEELGAPSVINATGTKTRIGGSRIRPAAVEAMSEASQSFVRLSDLQAAASDRIAELTGADKGYVTSGAAAGMYLGAAAAIAGDDLAAMASLPDTEGLADEIVMSRTHRTGYDHALRSAGATIVDVGSNDRHLGTGSRNVEPWEIKRAIGENTAAMGYIQKEYTEPDLDVVCEIAHDHDVPVIVDAAAELPPTTNFERFIDAGADLVIFSGGKAIRGPQTTGIVAGRGDLIESIAAQHLDMHAAEAVYEPAPELVDVEALGGVPRQGVGRQCKVGKEELAGILVALEEFIAEDQDEKAAEWTDISMRIGDALGEIEGIDTRVPTDSAVSVAPEVIVSVDPEVAAGSATDVVRGLRQEEPRIFVGADSLESGAFTINPMCLAEDEIDYVIQRIRAHAT; this is translated from the coding sequence ATGGACGCCGACACGATCTACGAGGAGCTTGGCGCGCCGTCGGTGATCAACGCGACGGGGACGAAGACCCGCATCGGCGGCAGCCGGATCCGCCCGGCCGCCGTCGAGGCGATGTCGGAGGCCTCCCAGTCGTTCGTCCGCCTCTCGGATCTCCAGGCCGCGGCGAGCGACCGGATCGCCGAGTTGACCGGCGCCGACAAGGGATACGTCACGAGCGGCGCCGCCGCGGGCATGTATCTCGGCGCTGCCGCCGCGATCGCCGGCGACGACCTCGCCGCGATGGCCAGCCTGCCCGACACCGAGGGGCTCGCCGACGAGATCGTCATGTCCCGGACCCACCGCACCGGCTACGACCACGCGCTCCGCTCGGCGGGCGCGACGATCGTCGACGTCGGGAGCAACGACCGCCACCTCGGCACGGGCTCACGGAACGTCGAGCCCTGGGAGATCAAGCGCGCGATCGGCGAGAACACCGCCGCGATGGGCTACATCCAGAAGGAGTACACCGAGCCGGACCTCGACGTGGTCTGTGAGATCGCCCACGACCACGACGTGCCGGTGATCGTCGATGCGGCCGCCGAACTGCCCCCGACGACGAACTTCGAGCGCTTTATCGACGCCGGCGCGGACCTCGTGATCTTCAGCGGCGGGAAGGCCATCCGCGGCCCCCAGACCACCGGTATCGTCGCGGGCCGGGGTGACCTGATCGAGTCGATCGCCGCCCAGCACCTCGACATGCACGCCGCGGAGGCCGTCTACGAGCCCGCACCGGAACTCGTCGACGTGGAGGCCCTCGGCGGCGTCCCGCGGCAGGGCGTCGGCCGGCAGTGCAAGGTCGGCAAGGAGGAACTCGCCGGCATCCTCGTCGCCCTCGAGGAGTTCATCGCGGAGGACCAGGACGAGAAGGCCGCGGAGTGGACCGATATCTCGATGCGGATCGGCGACGCGCTGGGAGAGATCGAGGGAATCGACACCCGCGTCCCGACCGACTCGGCGGTGTCGGTGGCCCCGGAGGTAATCGTCAGCGTCGATCCCGAGGTCGCAGCGGGCTCCGCCACGGACGTCGTCCGCGGGCTGCGCCAGGAGGAGCCCCGCATCTTCGTCGGCGCCGACTCGCTGGAATCCGGCGCGTTCACGATCAACCCGATGTGTCTCGCCGAGGACGAGATCGACTACGTGATCCAGCGGATCAGGGCGCACGCGACCTGA
- a CDS encoding PIG-L deacetylase family protein, whose amino-acid sequence MDLLAIVAHPDDAGIFCGGTLAKHADRGDSVTVAHMTRGEYGGFEQSEDEIAATRTEEALAAGDVMGIDEVDFLGFEDGRIEYSLENRMRIVEAMREHEPDLVLTHFGDDMHPDHCRTSQLVSDAYYMAGLPKVETGQEPADPDNVYFFGKPTSAFEPTVFVDVGDYLETKIEAVAEHESQLEYLQDHGGIDAEFDNLLDSLRAEARSLGTRASAPAAEGFAPLHEQPIEFLG is encoded by the coding sequence ATGGATCTGCTAGCCATCGTGGCCCACCCCGACGACGCGGGGATCTTCTGTGGCGGCACGCTCGCCAAGCACGCCGATCGTGGCGATTCAGTCACCGTCGCGCACATGACCCGCGGCGAGTACGGCGGCTTCGAACAGAGCGAGGACGAGATCGCGGCAACCCGGACGGAGGAAGCCCTCGCCGCCGGCGACGTCATGGGGATCGACGAGGTCGACTTCCTCGGTTTCGAGGACGGTCGCATCGAGTACAGCCTCGAGAACCGGATGCGGATCGTCGAGGCCATGCGCGAGCACGAACCGGACCTCGTGCTCACACACTTCGGCGACGACATGCACCCCGACCACTGCCGCACTTCGCAGCTGGTCTCCGACGCCTACTACATGGCCGGCCTCCCGAAGGTCGAGACCGGGCAGGAACCCGCCGATCCGGACAACGTCTACTTCTTCGGCAAGCCGACCTCCGCGTTCGAGCCAACCGTCTTCGTCGACGTCGGCGACTACCTCGAGACGAAGATCGAGGCCGTGGCCGAACACGAGTCCCAGCTGGAGTACCTTCAGGACCACGGCGGCATCGACGCGGAGTTCGACAACCTCCTCGACAGTCTTCGTGCGGAAGCCCGCTCGCTCGGCACGCGGGCGAGCGCGCCTGCCGCCGAAGGGTTCGCGCCGCTGCACGAGCAGCCGATCGAGTTCCTGGGCTGA
- a CDS encoding KH domain-containing protein, which translates to MQHVKIPQDRIGVLIGDGGETLREIEAKADVRLDVDSENGAVKIDQQGDADPVRALKGPDIVKAIGRGFHPEDALALLDDEMMMFDLVDIDAATRNRNDLTRKKGRLIGEDGRTRELMEELTGASVVIYGSTLGAIGTPQQVDAVRQAAEMIIDGAPHGTVYAFLEDKHQEIKREGLEYHRFPGSS; encoded by the coding sequence ATGCAGCACGTGAAGATTCCGCAGGACCGCATCGGCGTGCTCATCGGCGATGGGGGCGAGACGCTGCGAGAGATCGAAGCGAAGGCGGACGTGCGACTCGACGTCGACTCCGAGAACGGCGCCGTCAAGATCGACCAGCAGGGCGACGCCGACCCCGTTCGGGCGTTGAAGGGCCCGGACATCGTGAAGGCGATCGGTCGCGGGTTCCACCCCGAGGACGCACTCGCCTTGCTCGACGACGAGATGATGATGTTCGACCTCGTCGACATCGACGCCGCGACGCGCAATCGCAACGACCTCACGCGAAAGAAGGGCCGCCTCATCGGCGAGGACGGCCGAACCCGGGAGCTGATGGAGGAGCTCACCGGCGCGAGCGTCGTCATCTACGGCTCGACGCTCGGCGCCATCGGGACGCCCCAGCAGGTCGACGCGGTGCGACAGGCGGCGGAGATGATCATCGACGGTGCACCCCACGGTACGGTGTACGCGTTCCTCGAGGACAAGCACCAGGAGATCAAGCGTGAGGGACTCGAGTACCACCGGTTCCCGGGCAGTAGCTGA
- a CDS encoding 4a-hydroxytetrahydrobiopterin dehydratase: MADVLDEADIEAGLPEGWEYADDEITRTYEFDEYLRGVAFAQLVGEIAEAQFHHPEIVIRYGEVEISLTTHDAGGVTQQDLDMAEIIESETDA, encoded by the coding sequence ATGGCAGACGTGCTTGACGAGGCGGACATCGAGGCGGGACTCCCCGAGGGCTGGGAGTACGCGGACGACGAGATCACCCGGACCTACGAGTTCGACGAGTACCTGCGCGGCGTCGCGTTCGCCCAGCTCGTCGGCGAGATCGCGGAGGCGCAGTTCCACCATCCCGAAATCGTCATCCGCTACGGCGAGGTCGAGATTTCGCTGACGACGCACGACGCGGGCGGCGTGACACAGCAGGACCTCGACATGGCGGAGATCATCGAGTCCGAGACTGACGCCTGA
- a CDS encoding histone deacetylase — protein sequence MGSPLLVGHAPACLEHDPGPTHTDRPKRVERVVETLEERGATFERPEPLEPDDISAVHTPGYLRWLKETCEDEKRVDHDTVTSAGTWPAVMAAAGAAEWAVERAHEEATRTADEFTAGDESVAGSEPSAGSEPSAGETPVTFAPVRPPGHHALRNRAMGFCFVNNAAVAAERALELDGVDTVAVLDWDVHHGNGTERQFVDRTDVHYVSVHQDGVYPGTGSVDAAGVGDAIGATANLPLPAGAGGPAVRLATEALLDPFLDAAEPDLVVLSAGFDAHEHDPISDLELTTENYGWLTGWARAVAAAHDAPLAIVLEGGYQPGLLAESVDAAAEAIENGTPAAPEGEPTEEARRVIEGAAEIWPALD from the coding sequence ATGGGTTCGCCGTTGCTCGTGGGCCACGCGCCCGCCTGTCTGGAGCACGATCCGGGACCGACCCACACCGACCGACCGAAGCGCGTCGAACGGGTGGTCGAGACGCTCGAGGAACGAGGCGCCACGTTCGAGCGGCCGGAGCCCCTCGAGCCGGACGACATCAGCGCGGTCCACACGCCCGGCTACCTCCGGTGGCTGAAGGAGACCTGCGAGGACGAGAAGCGCGTCGACCACGACACCGTCACCTCCGCTGGTACCTGGCCAGCCGTCATGGCGGCGGCCGGCGCGGCGGAGTGGGCGGTCGAACGAGCCCACGAGGAAGCGACGAGAACCGCCGACGAGTTCACGGCCGGCGACGAATCGGTGGCCGGCAGCGAACCTTCGGCCGGCAGCGAACCTTCGGCCGGCGAGACGCCGGTCACGTTCGCGCCCGTCCGCCCGCCGGGACATCACGCCCTGCGGAACCGCGCGATGGGTTTCTGTTTCGTCAACAACGCCGCCGTCGCCGCCGAGCGCGCCCTCGAACTCGACGGCGTCGACACCGTCGCCGTCCTCGACTGGGACGTCCACCACGGCAACGGGACGGAGCGACAGTTCGTCGACCGCACCGACGTCCACTACGTCTCGGTCCACCAGGACGGCGTCTACCCCGGCACGGGCTCCGTCGACGCGGCGGGCGTCGGCGACGCGATCGGTGCGACCGCCAACCTGCCGCTCCCCGCGGGCGCCGGCGGCCCCGCCGTCCGGCTGGCCACCGAGGCGCTGCTCGACCCGTTCCTCGACGCCGCGGAGCCGGATCTCGTCGTCCTCAGCGCGGGCTTCGACGCCCACGAGCACGACCCGATCTCCGACCTCGAACTCACGACCGAGAACTACGGCTGGCTCACGGGCTGGGCCCGCGCCGTCGCGGCGGCCCACGACGCCCCGCTCGCGATCGTCCTCGAGGGCGGCTACCAGCCAGGGTTGCTCGCCGAGAGCGTCGACGCCGCAGCCGAGGCCATCGAGAACGGCACCCCGGCCGCCCCCGAGGGCGAACCGACCGAGGAAGCCCGCCGAGTCATCGAGGGCGCCGCGGAGATCTGGCCGGCGCTCGACTGA
- a CDS encoding HAD family hydrolase, which yields MAGHAYDAVLFDLDGTLVAPEFDHVRSVFDAVGRQLDHHFSDEIASRLWHGLGGPRNEQLRELGVDVAEFWRVFDATEDPQDRAAAMEVFDDAAIAADLDVPTALVTHCPPKPTAAVLDHHGIGEWFDAVVSCSDDLGWKPDPGPIEHALGEIGMDHLVDDRRDGRIAADGGTPITAGPGAAAEPPSRALYVGDTAGDVGAAWNAGLDAVHVERFDHDRREHCVLADYRVDAIDRVDPLRSMAGD from the coding sequence ATGGCCGGCCACGCCTACGACGCCGTGCTGTTCGACCTCGACGGCACGCTCGTCGCCCCCGAGTTCGACCACGTCCGCTCCGTGTTCGACGCCGTCGGCCGACAACTCGATCACCACTTCTCCGACGAGATCGCCAGCCGGCTTTGGCACGGCCTCGGCGGCCCACGGAACGAGCAGCTTCGCGAACTGGGCGTCGACGTCGCCGAGTTCTGGCGCGTCTTCGACGCCACCGAGGATCCCCAGGACCGCGCCGCCGCGATGGAGGTCTTCGACGACGCCGCGATCGCCGCCGACCTCGACGTGCCGACCGCGCTCGTGACCCACTGCCCGCCGAAACCAACTGCAGCCGTCCTCGATCACCACGGCATCGGCGAGTGGTTCGACGCCGTCGTCTCCTGCTCGGACGACCTCGGCTGGAAGCCCGATCCCGGACCGATCGAGCACGCGCTCGGCGAGATCGGGATGGACCACCTCGTCGACGACAGGCGCGACGGCCGGATCGCCGCGGACGGCGGCACGCCGATCACCGCGGGGCCTGGCGCGGCGGCGGAACCGCCCTCCCGCGCGCTCTACGTGGGCGACACCGCTGGCGACGTCGGCGCCGCCTGGAACGCCGGCCTCGACGCCGTCCACGTCGAGCGCTTCGACCACGACCGACGGGAGCACTGCGTGCTCGCGGACTATCGGGTCGACGCGATCGACCGGGTCGATCCGCTGCGCTCGATGGCTGGCGACTGA